From a single Porites lutea chromosome 10, jaPorLute2.1, whole genome shotgun sequence genomic region:
- the LOC140951201 gene encoding COX assembly mitochondrial protein 2 homolog, whose translation MHPSLAPHLHGHCLEMIQQLHSCHEQHPVKKFLGECNDIKRALNRCLKEEDLRKRRRNQEDAKRRRKTLQDLCSEKQE comes from the exons ATGCATCCCTCTTTAGCGCCTCATCTTCATGGCCACTGCCTAGAAATGATACAGCAACTGCATAGCTGTCACGAACAG CATCCTGTTAAGAAATTCCTAGGCGAGTGCAATGATATCAAAAGAGCATTGAACAGATGTTTAAAAGAGGAG gatttaagaaaaagaagaagaaaccaagaagatgcaaaaagaagaagaaagacaCTACAAGATTTGTGTtcagaaaaacaggaataa